A genomic region of Caldicellulosiruptor acetigenus contains the following coding sequences:
- the rho gene encoding transcription termination factor Rho, with amino-acid sequence MPGSLDEFLKGKSIIELREIAKSLGIQKYSLLKKGELMEAIKNFLGSSEEDATVLEDIGKKEKGRRGRKKKSETAEVQQTFELKSEEQESKLEETEEKEELKPSEMENKEEDNIKVQTLSQDTQKDTQKEEEKTEKPADVSLNEEKKEESKVIELKPKKEEKREDKMQIEIPPELKELEGKVEIGGIGEGVLEIIYEPGGGGGYGFLRDDSFVPGPNDIYVSPSQIRKFNLKTGDKIRGPIRLPKENEKFAGLLYVQSVNDMKPEEVAKRTPFEDLTPIFPNKRIILENKNEPKDLAVRLIDLIAPIGRGQRGLIVAPPKAGKTTLLKKIANSILTNYDDLHLIVLLIDERPEEVTDMQDSIKAEIHYSTFDETPEHHIKVAEMVLERAMRLVECKKDVVILLDSLTRLARAYNLVEPPSGRTLSGGLDPNALHKPKKFFGAARNLKEGGSLTILATALIETGSRMDDVIFEEFKGTGNMELHLDRKLSEKRIFPAIDINKSGTRREELLLSEEEKAAVDAIRRALSNFGTAETTERIISMLSQTKSNEEFIRKILQNLR; translated from the coding sequence GTGCCTGGGTCACTTGATGAGTTTTTAAAGGGAAAGTCTATTATTGAACTTAGAGAAATAGCAAAAAGTCTGGGTATTCAAAAATATTCTCTGCTCAAAAAAGGTGAATTGATGGAAGCTATTAAAAATTTTCTGGGAAGTTCAGAAGAAGATGCGACAGTTCTTGAGGACATAGGTAAAAAAGAAAAAGGAAGAAGAGGAAGAAAAAAGAAATCAGAAACTGCAGAAGTTCAGCAGACTTTTGAATTAAAGAGCGAGGAGCAAGAATCAAAGCTTGAAGAGACTGAGGAAAAGGAAGAGCTAAAACCAAGTGAAATGGAAAATAAAGAAGAAGATAACATAAAAGTGCAAACTTTGTCGCAGGACACACAAAAAGACACACAAAAAGAAGAAGAAAAAACTGAAAAGCCTGCAGATGTTAGTTTGAATGAGGAGAAAAAAGAAGAGAGTAAGGTAATAGAATTAAAACCTAAAAAAGAAGAAAAAAGAGAGGATAAGATGCAGATAGAAATTCCACCAGAATTAAAAGAACTTGAAGGTAAAGTGGAGATAGGCGGCATAGGAGAAGGAGTTTTGGAAATAATTTATGAGCCTGGTGGCGGTGGCGGTTACGGATTTTTGCGCGACGATTCGTTTGTACCTGGCCCAAACGACATATATGTTTCACCATCTCAAATCAGAAAATTCAATCTCAAAACGGGTGATAAGATTAGAGGTCCCATTAGACTTCCAAAAGAAAATGAAAAGTTTGCGGGACTTTTGTATGTTCAGAGCGTCAACGATATGAAACCAGAAGAAGTTGCAAAACGCACTCCTTTTGAAGACCTTACCCCTATTTTCCCAAACAAAAGAATAATTTTGGAAAATAAAAATGAGCCTAAGGATTTAGCGGTAAGACTCATAGACCTTATTGCGCCAATTGGAAGAGGCCAGAGAGGATTAATTGTAGCACCGCCAAAAGCAGGTAAAACTACACTATTAAAGAAGATAGCAAATAGTATTCTGACAAACTATGATGATTTGCATTTGATTGTACTGCTCATCGATGAAAGACCTGAAGAGGTCACTGATATGCAGGATTCAATAAAAGCAGAGATACATTACTCAACATTTGACGAAACTCCAGAACACCACATAAAGGTTGCTGAAATGGTTTTAGAAAGGGCTATGAGACTTGTTGAGTGTAAAAAAGATGTTGTCATATTGCTGGATAGTTTGACAAGGCTTGCACGTGCTTATAACTTGGTTGAACCACCTTCTGGCAGAACACTTTCTGGCGGTCTTGACCCGAACGCTCTTCACAAACCTAAAAAGTTTTTTGGTGCTGCAAGAAACCTTAAAGAAGGTGGTAGTCTTACTATCCTTGCAACAGCATTGATTGAAACAGGGTCACGAATGGATGATGTTATATTTGAAGAGTTCAAGGGTACTGGCAACATGGAGTTGCACCTTGACAGAAAACTTTCTGAAAAACGAATATTCCCAGCTATTGATATAAACAAGTCAGGGACGCGAAGAGAAGAACTTTTGCTGTCTGAAGAAGAAAAAGCAGCTGTTGATGCTATCAGAAGAGCACTTTCTAACTTTGGAACAGCAGAAACCACAGAGAGAATTATAAGTATGCTTTCCCAAACAAAGTCAAATGAAGAATTTATAAGAAAAATATTACAAAATTTAAGATAA
- a CDS encoding MFS transporter, translating into MTSEDQERELKRLEVFAYKNLKRNSIISIADGAVFAIGSGMLPVSTVIVYFISNYVHSNTLIGLLTTLNVLLSNSPQILVAKKLEMLESYKEYFIKVALLMRLMWFLLAIDVFVFATTNELLFVILFYLIFSLQGFFASFANITWFNLILKLVPERQRSKFFGIRSSIGGLCETFGAFLMGRILRLLHFPYNYGLLFLISFLIMMISLYIASMMIEMPIKKPKKEVDNKHYFRNMFLILKEDRNFTYYLLSVLFIGALGKMPFGFQTIFAKNSLSISTQHVAIATTILLFSQTVGYMLWGLIGSKYGFKSTLLISALIFLPAIYFTYLMSSVSIYYLSVALFGVAQSARNVNESNMAAKLCKDPLKQPSYIGLRNFLMGPFFAFNSIIAGGIIDTLGKNILFLISFSCMVLGFFILCFLVRED; encoded by the coding sequence GTGACATCTGAAGACCAAGAACGGGAACTTAAAAGACTTGAGGTTTTTGCCTATAAAAATTTAAAGAGAAATTCTATCATTTCGATTGCAGATGGAGCAGTATTTGCAATAGGAAGCGGTATGCTTCCAGTTTCTACTGTGATAGTTTATTTTATTTCAAACTATGTCCATTCAAATACACTGATTGGACTTTTGACCACTTTAAATGTACTTTTGTCAAACTCTCCGCAGATTCTTGTTGCTAAAAAATTGGAGATGCTTGAGAGCTACAAAGAGTATTTTATTAAAGTTGCCTTGCTTATGAGACTTATGTGGTTTTTGCTGGCAATTGATGTGTTTGTGTTTGCCACCACAAATGAGCTTTTATTTGTAATTCTCTTTTACCTCATTTTTAGCCTTCAAGGGTTTTTTGCTTCATTTGCCAATATAACATGGTTCAATCTAATATTAAAGCTTGTACCTGAACGGCAGAGAAGCAAGTTTTTTGGTATAAGGTCCTCGATAGGGGGACTGTGTGAGACATTTGGAGCCTTTTTGATGGGAAGAATATTGAGGCTTTTACACTTTCCTTATAACTATGGTCTTTTATTTTTAATTTCGTTTTTGATAATGATGATCTCATTGTACATAGCTTCTATGATGATAGAGATGCCTATCAAAAAACCCAAAAAGGAAGTTGACAACAAGCATTATTTTAGGAACATGTTTTTGATATTAAAGGAGGATAGGAATTTTACATATTATCTTCTCTCAGTTCTATTTATTGGTGCACTGGGCAAAATGCCTTTTGGGTTTCAAACCATATTTGCAAAAAATAGCCTGAGTATTTCAACACAACATGTTGCAATTGCAACCACAATATTGCTTTTTTCTCAAACAGTAGGATATATGCTATGGGGATTAATCGGTTCAAAGTATGGCTTTAAAAGTACCCTTTTGATTTCTGCATTGATATTTTTGCCTGCAATATATTTTACATACCTTATGAGTTCTGTAAGCATTTATTATCTTTCTGTTGCCTTATTCGGAGTTGCTCAAAGTGCAAGGAACGTAAACGAAAGCAATATGGCTGCAAAACTTTGCAAAGACCCTCTAAAGCAGCCATCTTATATTGGTCTTAGAAACTTTTTAATGGGACCATTTTTTGCTTTTAATTCTATAATAGCTGGAGGTATAATTGATACTCTTGGTAAAAACATTCTCTTTTTAATTTCGTTTAGCTGTATGGTACTTGGATTTTTTATTCTGTGTTTTTTAGTTAGAGAGGATTAG
- a CDS encoding PrsW family intramembrane metalloprotease, producing MTLYKLIILSIAPSLFIALYIYFRDKFEKEPLHLLLKTFVWGILISSIVVPIEYFLMAYGSISASSRLSFIAFEAFIVAGLTEEYFKRLVVLRTAFDSPHFNQPFDGIVYCVFSAVGFAAIENVGYVYQAFQASYDAAISVLVLRGVMAVPAHAMFGIVMGYYLGFAKFAPESRSYWYFKASLIIPMLLHGFYDFVLMLNVYGALAIVGIYEIILFAYCLKLIKRSQEISRLYF from the coding sequence GTGACGCTTTACAAACTGATTATTTTGAGCATAGCTCCATCTTTGTTCATAGCTCTTTATATCTATTTTAGAGACAAATTTGAGAAAGAGCCTCTTCATCTTCTTTTAAAAACCTTTGTATGGGGGATACTGATTAGCTCTATTGTTGTGCCAATTGAATATTTTTTGATGGCATATGGGAGTATTTCTGCCTCAAGCAGACTCTCATTTATTGCATTTGAAGCATTTATTGTTGCAGGCCTTACAGAAGAGTATTTCAAAAGGCTTGTTGTGCTAAGAACAGCTTTTGATAGTCCTCATTTTAACCAACCATTTGACGGAATAGTTTACTGTGTATTCTCTGCAGTTGGGTTTGCTGCAATAGAGAATGTAGGGTATGTGTATCAAGCTTTTCAAGCCTCTTATGATGCTGCTATTTCTGTCCTTGTTCTAAGAGGTGTGATGGCAGTACCTGCACATGCCATGTTTGGAATTGTAATGGGATATTATTTGGGCTTTGCAAAATTTGCGCCCGAGAGTAGAAGTTATTGGTATTTCAAGGCTTCTTTAATTATCCCTATGCTTTTGCATGGATTTTATGATTTTGTGCTCATGTTAAATGTCTATGGAGCGCTTGCCATTGTTGGCATTTATGAGATTATATTGTTTGCTTATTGCCTAAAGTTAATTAAAAGAAGTCAAGAAATTTCAAGATTATACTTTTAA
- a CDS encoding NAD(P)-dependent malic enzyme, translated as MDIKTLALQLHRKHRGKIALKSKVSVDNQHDLSIYYTPGVAEPCREIAKDKSLVYEYTSKSNWVAVVTNGTAVLGLGDIGVHASLPVMEGKAILFKQFGGVDAFPICIASKDVDEIVKTVKLIETSFGGINLEDIGAPACFEIEERLIESLDIPVFHDDQHGTAVVALAALINSLKIVGKRISEVKIVINGAGAAGIATAKLLLKYGAKNIVVCDKHGAIYEGREEDMNKYKEEIAKITNREGINGSLKKAIEGADVFIGLSVANVLSEDDVKKMSSNAIVMAMANPIPEIMPDIAKKAGARIVCTGRSDFNNQVNNVLAFPGIFRGALDVMATRITDEMKIAAAEAIAKIAEEELSEDYVIPKPFNKRVAFEVALAVAKKAMEQKVARLYLNDDELTSRILSMLSM; from the coding sequence ATGGACATAAAAACGCTTGCACTGCAGCTTCACAGAAAGCATAGGGGAAAGATTGCCCTCAAAAGCAAAGTTAGTGTAGATAATCAGCACGACCTCAGTATATACTATACACCTGGTGTTGCAGAACCTTGCAGAGAGATTGCAAAGGATAAATCTCTTGTGTATGAGTATACATCTAAGTCCAACTGGGTTGCAGTGGTAACAAATGGCACGGCTGTTTTGGGTTTGGGAGACATCGGTGTACATGCTTCTTTGCCTGTTATGGAAGGCAAGGCAATTTTGTTTAAACAGTTTGGCGGAGTTGATGCATTCCCCATATGTATAGCTTCAAAGGATGTTGATGAGATTGTAAAGACTGTAAAGCTTATTGAAACATCATTTGGAGGAATAAACTTAGAGGATATAGGTGCACCGGCGTGCTTTGAGATTGAAGAAAGACTTATAGAAAGTCTTGATATTCCTGTGTTTCATGACGACCAGCATGGAACTGCTGTAGTAGCCTTAGCTGCTTTGATAAATTCTCTTAAAATTGTAGGAAAAAGAATATCAGAGGTCAAAATAGTCATAAACGGTGCTGGTGCTGCTGGAATTGCCACTGCAAAGCTTTTGTTAAAGTATGGAGCAAAAAATATTGTTGTTTGCGATAAGCACGGTGCCATATATGAAGGAAGAGAAGAAGATATGAACAAGTATAAAGAAGAAATAGCAAAGATTACTAATAGAGAAGGAATAAATGGTTCTCTTAAAAAAGCAATTGAAGGTGCTGATGTGTTTATTGGTCTTTCTGTTGCAAATGTCCTGAGTGAAGATGATGTTAAGAAAATGTCAAGCAATGCAATTGTGATGGCAATGGCAAATCCGATACCAGAGATTATGCCAGATATTGCAAAAAAGGCAGGAGCGAGAATTGTTTGCACAGGAAGGTCTGATTTTAACAACCAGGTCAACAATGTATTGGCATTTCCAGGTATTTTTAGAGGAGCGCTTGATGTCATGGCAACAAGGATAACAGATGAGATGAAGATAGCAGCTGCAGAGGCTATAGCTAAGATTGCAGAGGAAGAACTTTCAGAAGATTATGTAATTCCAAAGCCTTTTAACAAAAGAGTGGCTTTTGAAGTGGCTTTAGCAGTTGCAAAAAAGGCAATGGAACAAAAGGTTGCGCGGCTGTATCTGAATGATGATGAGCTTACATCAAGGATTTTGTCTATGTTAAGTATGTAA
- a CDS encoding threonine/serine ThrE exporter family protein, producing the protein MMNSKQLIEIALLAGEIMLTNGAETHRVEDTMVRICLKGKLKLAESFVIPTVIVATVADENNNLITVSKRIKSRTIDLNKISLVNQFSRDFQTHEYTYEQAIEILNKIKNKKGYSSHLLPFAAALVCCFSTILFGGKLRDAISAFFVGFVTQTILNFMNSRNFSYFISYIIGGAITASIAIITVNFNIGVHLDKIIIGSVMIMTPGVAITNAIRDTIAGDLLSGVARGVEAFLIAVFIATGAGIALSLFR; encoded by the coding sequence ATGATGAACTCAAAGCAGCTTATAGAAATTGCGCTCTTAGCAGGTGAGATAATGCTCACAAACGGTGCTGAAACGCACAGAGTGGAAGATACAATGGTTCGGATATGCTTAAAAGGAAAATTAAAACTTGCCGAAAGTTTTGTAATACCAACAGTAATTGTTGCAACAGTTGCAGATGAAAATAATAATCTAATTACCGTATCAAAAAGAATTAAAAGCAGAACAATTGACCTTAATAAAATTTCACTTGTAAATCAGTTTTCCCGCGATTTTCAAACCCATGAATACACTTATGAACAAGCAATTGAAATCTTGAACAAGATTAAAAATAAAAAAGGATATTCTTCTCATTTGCTACCATTTGCAGCAGCGCTTGTGTGTTGTTTTTCAACAATTTTGTTTGGAGGGAAACTTAGAGATGCAATTTCAGCTTTTTTTGTAGGTTTTGTCACTCAAACCATTTTGAATTTTATGAATTCCAGAAATTTTTCTTATTTTATCTCTTACATCATTGGAGGAGCTATAACTGCCTCGATAGCTATCATAACAGTAAATTTCAATATAGGTGTTCATTTAGATAAAATAATCATTGGTTCTGTGATGATAATGACACCAGGTGTCGCAATTACTAACGCAATAAGAGACACAATTGCAGGTGACCTTCTATCCGGTGTTGCAAGAGGAGTTGAAGCTTTTTTGATAGCCGTGTTTATTGCAACAGGAGCTGGTATTGCACTCAGTCTTTTTAGATAA
- the glyA gene encoding serine hydroxymethyltransferase, which translates to MYFYNLVKNTDPEIAEAIKSELKRQQNKIELIASENFVSIAVMAAMGSPLTNKYAEGYPGKRYYGGCEYIDIVESIAIERAKKLFGAEHANVQPHSGAQANMAVYFAVLNPGDTILGMNLSHGGHLTHGSPVNFSGKLYNIVSYGVDPETETINYDEVLRLAKEHRPKLILAGASAYPRVIDFKKFREIADEVGAYLMVDMAHIAGLVAAGLHPSPVEYADFVTTTTHKTLRGPRGGLILCKEKYAKLIDKTIFPGIQGGPLEHVIAAKAVALKEAMTEEFKNYQVQILKNAKALSTRLIERGFRLVSGGTDNHLMLVDLRNKGITGKDAEKILDEHNITCNKNAIPFDTQSPMITSGIRLGTPAVTTRGFKEEDMIEVADIIHDALTNSDTKENILSRVKALCEKHPLYKEFDE; encoded by the coding sequence ATGTATTTTTACAATTTAGTAAAAAACACAGACCCAGAAATAGCTGAGGCAATAAAGAGTGAGCTTAAAAGACAGCAGAATAAAATTGAACTTATTGCATCTGAGAACTTTGTTTCAATTGCAGTAATGGCAGCAATGGGTTCACCTTTGACAAATAAATATGCAGAAGGATATCCAGGAAAAAGATATTATGGTGGCTGCGAATATATCGATATTGTTGAGTCTATCGCAATTGAAAGAGCTAAAAAGCTGTTTGGAGCTGAACATGCCAATGTCCAGCCACACTCAGGTGCACAGGCGAACATGGCTGTGTATTTTGCAGTATTAAATCCGGGCGATACCATTCTTGGAATGAATCTTTCGCATGGTGGACATCTGACTCATGGTAGTCCTGTGAATTTTTCCGGAAAGCTTTACAATATTGTATCATATGGGGTTGACCCTGAAACAGAGACAATTAATTATGATGAAGTTTTAAGACTTGCAAAGGAGCACAGACCAAAACTTATCTTGGCAGGAGCATCGGCGTATCCAAGAGTAATCGATTTTAAGAAGTTTAGAGAGATAGCTGACGAGGTTGGAGCTTATTTGATGGTAGATATGGCTCATATTGCTGGACTTGTTGCTGCAGGGCTTCATCCATCACCTGTTGAATATGCTGATTTTGTTACAACCACAACACACAAAACCCTCAGAGGTCCACGTGGTGGTCTTATTCTTTGCAAAGAGAAGTATGCAAAACTGATTGACAAGACTATTTTCCCTGGCATTCAAGGTGGACCGCTTGAACATGTAATAGCTGCAAAAGCTGTTGCGCTCAAAGAAGCTATGACAGAAGAGTTCAAAAACTACCAGGTTCAAATATTAAAAAATGCAAAGGCTCTGAGCACAAGACTTATCGAAAGAGGATTCAGGCTTGTAAGCGGTGGAACAGACAATCATTTGATGCTGGTAGACTTGAGAAATAAAGGCATCACAGGGAAAGATGCCGAAAAGATATTGGATGAGCACAATATAACATGTAACAAAAACGCAATTCCTTTTGATACTCAAAGTCCAATGATAACAAGCGGGATAAGACTTGGAACACCGGCTGTCACAACCCGAGGGTTTAAAGAGGAAGATATGATTGAAGTTGCAGATATCATCCATGATGCCCTGACAAATTCTGATACCAAAGAGAATATTTTGAGTAGGGTGAAAGCTCTTTGCGAAAAACATCCTTTGTATAAAGAATTTGATGAATAA
- a CDS encoding N-acetylmuramoyl-L-alanine amidase family protein, whose translation MKVCVDPGHGGKDPGAIGKNNTREKDITLAIAKKLKFILEDGTSAKVILTRDSDILPWGEKGVKEDLKARCDIANKNLVDIFVSIHCNSSKNESARGLETFYYKTSQRGFLLATEIQKSIVESIKTINRGIKFADFYVLRATKMPAILIECGFLSNPEEEKMLNNQNYQTQIALAIAKGIVNYQKNIDKA comes from the coding sequence ATGAAAGTATGTGTAGACCCAGGTCATGGCGGGAAAGACCCCGGAGCAATAGGGAAAAACAACACCAGAGAAAAAGATATAACACTTGCAATTGCTAAGAAGTTAAAATTCATCTTGGAAGATGGAACAAGTGCCAAAGTGATTTTGACAAGAGACTCTGATATTTTGCCGTGGGGAGAAAAAGGTGTTAAAGAGGACTTAAAAGCAAGGTGTGATATAGCAAACAAGAATTTAGTGGACATTTTTGTCAGCATTCATTGCAACAGCAGTAAAAATGAATCTGCAAGAGGTTTAGAGACTTTTTATTACAAAACCAGCCAGAGAGGATTTTTGCTGGCCACTGAGATACAAAAAAGCATAGTTGAGTCAATTAAAACCATAAATCGCGGAATTAAGTTTGCGGACTTTTATGTGTTAAGAGCTACCAAAATGCCTGCAATCTTAATAGAGTGCGGTTTTTTGAGCAATCCTGAAGAAGAAAAGATGCTAAATAATCAAAATTACCAGACTCAAATTGCTTTAGCAATTGCAAAGGGAATTGTGAATTATCAAAAAAATATTGATAAAGCATAA
- a CDS encoding DNA-3-methyladenine glycosylase family protein, whose translation MNIKEYTDFLRISGVEINFDATFFSGQCFRWKKVDGGYIGVVNRKIVLVYPQDNNTFDIYNCSPDEFKKFFYWYFDLDKDYDLILKELSEHDEILKKAVEKYRGMRLLNQEPFECMISFIISQNNNIKRIQILVERLCQAYGEKIEYKGFSSWTFPEIEDLKKVSIEELKCLGLGYRAEYIKDAIAKLEEGKIDFESLASLKSDEARKILKTVKGIGDKVADCILLYSLQKYDVFPVDVWVKRALREYYGIENIKQLRQFIKSFGELAGYAQLFLFHYIRNSNK comes from the coding sequence TTGAACATAAAAGAGTATACTGATTTTCTTCGCATAAGTGGAGTAGAGATTAATTTTGACGCAACATTTTTTAGCGGACAGTGTTTTAGATGGAAAAAGGTAGATGGTGGATACATAGGAGTTGTAAATAGAAAAATAGTTTTAGTATATCCGCAGGATAACAATACTTTTGATATATACAACTGTTCACCTGACGAGTTTAAAAAATTTTTTTACTGGTATTTTGACTTGGACAAAGACTATGATTTGATTTTGAAAGAGCTTTCTGAGCATGATGAGATTTTGAAAAAAGCAGTTGAGAAGTACAGAGGGATGAGACTTTTAAATCAAGAACCTTTTGAATGTATGATTTCTTTTATTATATCTCAGAATAACAACATAAAAAGAATTCAAATTCTGGTGGAAAGACTTTGCCAGGCTTATGGAGAAAAAATAGAATACAAAGGTTTTTCCTCTTGGACATTTCCAGAAATTGAGGATTTAAAAAAGGTCTCAATAGAAGAATTAAAATGCTTAGGGTTAGGTTATAGGGCAGAGTATATCAAAGATGCAATTGCTAAATTAGAAGAAGGTAAAATAGACTTTGAAAGTCTTGCATCTTTGAAAAGCGATGAAGCAAGGAAAATTTTAAAAACGGTAAAAGGGATAGGAGACAAGGTTGCTGATTGCATATTGCTTTACTCACTGCAAAAGTATGATGTGTTCCCTGTGGATGTGTGGGTAAAGCGTGCCTTGAGAGAATATTATGGAATTGAAAATATAAAACAGCTGAGGCAATTTATAAAGTCGTTTGGAGAACTTGCCGGGTATGCTCAGCTTTTTTTATTTCACTATATTAGAAATAGCAATAAATAA
- a CDS encoding replication-associated recombination protein A has protein sequence MDFFQYLGEKRLKKESPLAYKLRPKRLEEIVGQGHILSPGKPLYNLIKNDRLTSIILYGPPGTGKTTIAHVIANATGKTFKTINATIAGVNDIKKIIEEAKIEFSQTGRKTILFIDEIHRFNKLQQDALLPSVEEGIIILIGATTENPFYEVNKALVSRSLVFELFPLKEEDILKIIERAISDKENGLGELNIQIEEDAKKLIAKLSGGDARVALNILEAVVYSSQARDDGKIYISQESVINLSNRKTAIYDATGDMHYDTISAFIKSVRGSDPDAALFYLAKMLDSGEDIKFIARRLIILAAEDIGLADPMALTIAVSAATACEFVGMPEARIILAEATIYLACSPKSNSAYLAIEKALEDAKNVSIKSIPMHLRMAAHGEEKLGHGIGYLYPHDYKNHWVLQQYLPDELVGRKYYFPTEMGKEKIIAEYIKKLREQLDS, from the coding sequence ATGGACTTTTTCCAATATCTTGGTGAAAAGAGGTTGAAGAAAGAATCACCTCTTGCTTACAAGCTCAGACCTAAACGTCTTGAGGAAATTGTAGGACAGGGACATATTTTAAGCCCGGGTAAACCTCTTTATAACTTAATTAAAAACGATAGACTTACTTCAATAATTCTCTATGGGCCGCCTGGGACTGGGAAAACTACAATTGCACATGTGATTGCTAACGCTACAGGCAAGACTTTCAAAACCATAAATGCTACAATTGCAGGTGTAAACGATATAAAGAAGATTATAGAAGAAGCCAAGATTGAGTTTTCTCAAACAGGTAGAAAGACTATTCTTTTTATTGACGAGATACACAGGTTTAACAAACTTCAGCAGGATGCACTTTTGCCTTCTGTAGAAGAAGGAATAATAATCTTGATTGGGGCAACAACCGAAAATCCTTTTTATGAAGTCAATAAAGCGCTTGTGTCAAGGTCTTTGGTATTTGAGCTTTTTCCACTTAAAGAGGAAGATATATTAAAGATTATTGAAAGAGCAATTTCGGATAAAGAAAATGGACTTGGTGAGCTGAATATCCAAATAGAAGAGGATGCTAAAAAGCTCATAGCAAAGCTCTCAGGTGGAGATGCAAGAGTTGCTTTGAACATCTTAGAAGCTGTGGTGTATTCTTCGCAAGCTCGCGATGACGGCAAGATTTATATTTCCCAGGAATCTGTCATAAATCTTTCAAATAGGAAAACGGCTATTTATGATGCCACAGGAGATATGCACTATGACACCATTTCTGCCTTTATAAAAAGTGTGAGAGGTTCTGACCCGGATGCAGCGCTGTTTTATTTGGCAAAGATGCTTGACAGTGGAGAGGATATAAAGTTTATCGCAAGAAGACTTATAATATTGGCAGCAGAAGACATTGGCTTGGCAGACCCGATGGCACTCACAATCGCAGTTTCTGCAGCAACGGCATGCGAATTTGTGGGAATGCCCGAGGCAAGAATTATCTTGGCTGAGGCAACAATATATCTTGCATGCAGCCCGAAAAGCAACTCCGCATATCTGGCAATTGAAAAAGCATTGGAAGATGCTAAGAATGTGAGTATAAAAAGCATTCCCATGCATCTTAGAATGGCAGCACATGGAGAAGAAAAGCTCGGACATGGCATTGGGTACTTGTATCCTCATGACTATAAAAATCACTGGGTTTTGCAGCAATATCTACCTGATGAGCTTGTTGGCAGAAAATACTATTTTCCAACCGAGATGGGAAAGGAAAAGATTATAGCTGAATATATTAAAAAGTTGAGAGAACAGCTTGATAGCTAA
- a CDS encoding threonine/serine exporter family protein — protein sequence MLERSLLLQLTSAFIISFSFAILTNSPRKSLLYCGINGMCGWLVNLLLLRFGFSQILSVFFAALAINVLSEIFARFLKNPVPIFLIPGLIPLVPGAGMYNTMIALLKSQFELAIKTGMQTLLIAGSIAVAIMIVTSFNWVFKAFQRKS from the coding sequence ATGTTGGAAAGAAGTTTGTTGTTACAGCTAACTTCAGCATTCATTATAAGTTTTTCTTTTGCCATCCTTACAAATTCCCCACGCAAAAGTTTGCTATACTGTGGAATAAATGGAATGTGTGGCTGGCTTGTCAATTTACTTCTGCTGCGATTTGGATTTTCTCAAATTTTATCCGTTTTCTTCGCAGCACTTGCCATAAATGTGCTGTCAGAAATATTTGCAAGATTTCTCAAAAATCCTGTACCAATTTTTCTTATCCCGGGACTGATACCGCTTGTACCAGGTGCTGGCATGTACAATACAATGATAGCACTTCTCAAAAGCCAGTTTGAACTTGCTATCAAGACGGGCATGCAAACCCTTTTGATTGCAGGTTCAATTGCAGTTGCGATAATGATTGTAACATCTTTTAACTGGGTGTTCAAGGCCTTTCAAAGAAAATCATAA